The following proteins are encoded in a genomic region of Magnolia sinica isolate HGM2019 chromosome 1, MsV1, whole genome shotgun sequence:
- the LOC131248494 gene encoding GDSL esterase/lipase At1g28650-like gives MAAPSNQFLSLILFTFSVIFLLNLPCAAAQAPDCNFQAIYNFGDSISDTGNLIREDNLGTFEPITKLPYGKTYLHQPTGRCSNGLLMVDFFARWLELPFLNPYLQSDASFGNGVNFAVAGATALQPSFWLKHGVQTLNTNSSLEVQLNWFKAYLHSICLSQIVCENELLEKALFLVGEIGGNDYNYAFMQGKSIEEVTTFVPNVVHKIKDVASQLIDAGAVHIVIPGNFPIGCIPIYLTIFHSDNPASYDKNNCLRYFNDFAMSHNRQLQQAIQELKEEFPHVLIAYADYYNSLMGIIKDASDKGFESDSLLKACCGIGGAYNFNLVSMCGMQGVPVCPNPEKYIHWDGVHLTQEAYGQMASSLISSVAGQWKCLA, from the exons ATGGCTGCACCTAGCAACCAATTCCTCTCATTGATTCTATTCACGTTCAGCGTTATTTTTCTTCTAAATCTTCCATGTGCTGCAGCTCAAGCCCCGGATTGTAACTTTCAAgccatatataattttggtgACTCAATCTCAGATACCGGAAACCTTATCCGTGAAGACAATCTCGGCACCTTTGAGCCCATTACTAAACTTCCATATGGCAAAACATACCTCCACCAACCCACCGGCCGATGCTCAAATGGGCTGCTCATGGTCGACTTCTTCG cAAGGTGGTTAGAGCTTCCATTTCTCAACCCATACCTTCAGAGCGACGCATCATTCGGTAATGGAGTTAATTTTGCAGTAGCAGGAGCGACAGCACTCCAGCCATCCTTTTGGTTGAAACATGGCGTCCAGACGCTTAATACAAACAGTTCCCTTGAAGTTCAGCTCAACTGGTTTAAGGCCTACCTCCACTCTATCTGTCTCTCGCAAATTG TATGTGAAAATGAGCTGCTGGAGAAAGCACTGTTTTTGGTGGGAGAGATTGGTGGAAACGACTACAACTATgctttcatgcaaggaaaatccATTGAAGAGGTTACAACCTTTGTGCCCAATGTGGTCCACAAGATCAAGGATGTTGCTAGT CAACTCATTGACGCCGGTGCTGTTCATATTGTCATCCCCGGGAATTTCCCAATTGGCTGCATACCAATCTACCTTACAATATTCCACAGTGACAATCCAGCATCGTATGATAAAAACAATTGTCTAAGATACTTCAACGACTTCGCAATGTCCCACAACCGTCAACTCCAGCAGGCTATCCAAGAGCTGAAAGAGGAATTCCCTCACGTTCTGATAGCATACGCTGATTACTACAATTCACTAATGGGGATCATTAAGGATGCTTCAGATAAAG GATTCGAGTCGGATAGTTTGTTGAAAGCATGTTGTGGAATTGGTGGCGCTTACAACTTCAATCTCGTTAGTATGTGTGGTATGCAGGGTGTTCCAGTGTGCCCTAACCCTGAAAAATACATCCATTGGGACGGCGTTCATCTCACCCAAGAGGCTTATGGACAAATGGCTAGTTCGCTCATTTCCAGCGTCGCTGGTCAGTGGAAATGTTTGGCATAG
- the LOC131254984 gene encoding polyadenylate-binding protein-interacting protein 5-like translates to MKPGKSSLNPYAASFVPLSRRGINDENKAHITTYRDHKSDGGTEIFNANKVENNTPQTMSGESKNPMETAQNAQKSNILGTEEDWSQKGHNFYSFEDSMPRDMNDRTEKENPAEDYEVDMAYLAAAFPGISEQSLVDVYFANQGDLEASIEMLIQLEGQPDDFQRLPQTLNIGDVSDSGVVGNTSGEWRANYGEASGSSGPSDSVLGPVGN, encoded by the exons ATGAAGCCAGGGAAGTCTTCTTTGAATCCATACGCAGCATCATTCGTTCCGCTTTCCAGGCGAGGAATAAACGATGAAAATAAAGCTCATATAACAACATACAGAGATCATAAGAGTGATGGTGGTACTGAAATCTTCAATGCAAACAAGGTCGAAAATAACACCCCCCAAACAATGTCCGGAGAGTCCAAAAACCCCATGGAGACTGCACAAAATGCGCAGAAATCTAATATCCTTGGAACTGAAGAGGATTGGTCACAGAAGGGCCACAACTTTTACAGCTTTGAAGATTCAATGCCACGAGATATGAACGATCGAACTGAAAAGGAGAATCCAGCTGAAGATTATGAGGTGGATATGGCATATCTTGCAGCTGCATTTCCTGGTATCTCGGAGCAGTCCCTCGTCGATGTGTACTTTGCAAACCAGGGCGACTTGGAGGCCTCGATCGAGATGCTGATACAACTTGAG GGCCAACCTGATGACTTTCAACGTCTTCCCCAAACTTTGAACATTGGTGACGTGTCTGACTCTGGCGTTGTGGGCAATACATCGGGGGAATGGAGGGCTAACTATGGTGAGGCAAGCGGGTCATCTGGTCCGTCGGATTCGGTGTTGGGCCCAGTTGGCAATTGA